In Leptolyngbya sp. KIOST-1, one DNA window encodes the following:
- a CDS encoding tetratricopeptide repeat protein, with product MTQTVEALFDEGIERYKKGEDPTELISVFKEVCDRAPKSSAAWACLAWLYLLTDKPNAGLKAAQKSVKLNPQDPQGRVNLAVAMLDAGKPGVREHVEIASQVMAVADDLRTEVMQSIDDGLSRKPDWKNLARVKQWLE from the coding sequence ATGACCCAAACTGTAGAAGCCCTGTTTGATGAGGGCATTGAGCGCTACAAAAAAGGCGAAGACCCCACCGAACTGATTTCGGTCTTTAAAGAGGTGTGCGATCGCGCCCCCAAGAGCAGCGCCGCCTGGGCCTGCCTGGCCTGGCTCTACCTGCTCACCGACAAACCTAACGCTGGCCTCAAGGCAGCCCAAAAATCGGTCAAGCTCAACCCCCAGGACCCCCAAGGACGGGTCAACCTGGCGGTGGCTATGCTAGACGCGGGCAAACCCGGCGTGCGCGAGCATGTCGAAATCGCCAGCCAGGTCATGGCTGTGGCCGATGACCTGCGCACCGAAGTGATGCAGAGCATTGACGACGGTCTCTCCCGCAAACCCGACTGGAAGAACCTGGCCCGCGTCAAGCAGTGGCTGGAGTAG
- a CDS encoding DUF433 domain-containing protein has product MDRISVDPQIHFGKPCVAGTRITVQNVLELLTEGLSFEEITADYYPELSAEDIQACLRYAIALIAAEDINLVPAAI; this is encoded by the coding sequence ATGGATAGAATTTCAGTTGATCCTCAAATTCATTTTGGTAAGCCCTGTGTAGCGGGGACTCGCATTACCGTGCAAAACGTTCTAGAGCTTTTGACCGAAGGGCTTTCTTTCGAGGAGATTACCGCCGACTACTATCCAGAGTTATCGGCTGAAGATATTCAAGCCTGTTTGCGCTACGCTATTGCTCTGATTGCGGCTGAGGACATAAACCTTGTACCGGCTGCGATATGA
- a CDS encoding DUF305 domain-containing protein: MATNRTLASVLALAALVPLAACAGGSRDAQQSDLQGGHHDHHATMHGDAHGGHDHAMDLGPADATYDLRFIDAMIPHHEGAVTMAEAALQHSQRPEIRQLAEEIIAAQDAEIAQMQQWRAAWYPDAPAEPIAYHAAMNHDMPMTKEMIAAMRMDVDLGGADDEFDLRFINAMIPHHVGAVDMAADLQQKSTRPELLALVDDIISSQQAEIDQMEQWRQAWYGQ, from the coding sequence ATGGCAACCAACCGAACCCTGGCATCGGTGCTGGCCCTGGCGGCCCTGGTGCCCCTGGCGGCCTGCGCTGGCGGTTCCAGAGACGCGCAGCAAAGCGACCTCCAGGGGGGCCACCACGACCACCACGCCACGATGCACGGCGACGCCCATGGGGGCCACGACCACGCCATGGATCTCGGCCCCGCCGATGCCACCTACGACCTGCGCTTCATCGACGCCATGATCCCCCACCACGAGGGGGCTGTAACCATGGCCGAAGCCGCCCTCCAGCACTCCCAGCGGCCCGAAATCCGCCAACTGGCGGAGGAGATCATTGCTGCCCAGGATGCGGAAATTGCCCAGATGCAGCAGTGGCGCGCCGCCTGGTATCCCGACGCCCCTGCCGAGCCGATCGCCTACCACGCCGCCATGAACCATGACATGCCTATGACCAAGGAAATGATCGCCGCCATGCGGATGGATGTGGACCTGGGTGGGGCCGACGACGAGTTTGACCTGCGCTTTATCAACGCCATGATCCCCCACCATGTGGGAGCGGTGGATATGGCGGCAGACCTGCAACAAAAGAGCACCCGGCCCGAACTGCTGGCCCTGGTCGACGACATCATTAGCTCCCAGCAGGCGGAGATCGACCAGATGGAGCAGTGGCGGCAGGCCTGGTACGGGCAGTAG
- a CDS encoding addiction module protein — MGNHPLLKLDISELSIAERIQLAEDLWDSILDNSEELVLSEAQEQELDRRLGQYQQDPTAGSTWEEVKQRLGLPIASSWLKTLF, encoded by the coding sequence ATGGGCAATCATCCTCTCCTGAAGCTCGATATCTCGGAACTCAGCATTGCTGAGCGTATCCAACTGGCTGAAGACCTTTGGGACAGCATTCTGGACAATTCAGAAGAGTTAGTGTTAAGCGAGGCTCAAGAGCAAGAGTTGGATCGGCGGTTAGGGCAGTATCAACAAGACCCAACTGCTGGTTCAACCTGGGAAGAAGTGAAACAACGCTTGGGTTTGCCGATCGCATCTAGCTGGCTGAAAACGTTGTTCTAA
- a CDS encoding CHAT domain-containing protein — MLHRLWQWLRRRWRRWFAPPAPPAPPPLPPLDDTGYEFLWMQAMDGLAAGWGEAQVLAHLGDRVYDRRFADWLRRFGYTRLLRSPEPNRELAGRMVRLGEMGCGELGVLAGAIGRELLRDKTPDGEKPLSDQAVIAQSSANGPRSVENAPTGAEQTAEKLVKKAIQTYQNGDIAGAMTAIEHTTQAFPNYYQAWGVKGVLMSAAGDIKGSIICYDAALALNPSDHNALSNKGNALTALGQHEAAITCYDGALALNPNRHDTLSNKAIALHALGRYEAMIVCLDAALALKADDHEALSKKGNALYALGQYEKAINCCNAALNLKPDAYETLYNKGVALCDLGRLEGSLARLSEGIACYDAALTINPDLYQALNNKGNSLLYFFQYETAITCCDAALAIKPDYHEAWINRGSAAGASERCHTSVRLTLPATLQDPALDQRGYPGQIAAYQMGLRQVNPLLDPLGWGELHRVMGRAHFFHGRFTEQANHFFRQAIGEYSQALATLTAAAFPREHLQVLQDAIRAHLGLGDAAQAARLREQGLAVFRTLLNSQTSPRQREQLELQFSGFSQLAVDLLVQQGSTAAALEAADRYKNRTLTWLLATWQDTVPSPSAAEIAALAHGSTALVQWHLSPDALTRFVVLPGHPEPSITASVQTSQKLETWLKAWDADYTDYRAKGKTVDAWQRQQHPWRQNVPGRLATLREILDIPALEQTLTQAGITHLRLVPHRHLHRLPLPSLFTPPFTITHLPSAQVGLALGQRAPFWPVTPQTPLLSIEEPANAELAPLVFAEIESALIAQGFAQATRIAADEATQARVTAALEAGAPLTHLTGHGFFDDRQPRQSALALAGTDQLTVETIRSLKLGGCGLVSLAACETAVTGTETIQAEYVGLASAFLKAGASAVLSTLWTVESVSNAWLMVYFYEQLLAGASPAVALHRAQTWLRGVTYADLATWLQTHLTADLKAADGSVYDALAIEIQELQTNADRVGLKQDPYSDPYFWAAFILSGFCDESH, encoded by the coding sequence ATGCTGCATCGACTCTGGCAATGGCTTCGGCGGCGGTGGCGGCGGTGGTTTGCCCCGCCTGCCCCGCCCGCCCCGCCGCCCCTGCCCCCGCTGGATGACACGGGCTATGAGTTTTTGTGGATGCAGGCGATGGATGGTCTGGCGGCGGGGTGGGGCGAGGCCCAGGTGCTGGCCCACCTGGGGGATCGGGTGTATGATCGCCGCTTTGCGGACTGGCTGCGGCGGTTTGGCTATACGCGCCTGCTGAGGTCGCCGGAGCCCAACCGGGAACTGGCGGGGCGGATGGTGCGGCTGGGGGAGATGGGCTGTGGGGAGTTGGGGGTGCTGGCGGGGGCGATCGGGCGGGAGCTGCTGCGGGATAAGACTCCAGATGGTGAAAAACCGTTGTCAGATCAAGCAGTAATTGCCCAATCTTCTGCAAATGGGCCTCGATCTGTAGAGAATGCCCCAACAGGCGCTGAGCAAACCGCTGAAAAGTTAGTTAAAAAAGCTATTCAGACTTATCAAAACGGCGATATAGCTGGGGCAATGACTGCTATAGAACACACTACACAAGCTTTCCCAAACTACTATCAAGCCTGGGGAGTCAAGGGTGTTTTAATGTCTGCGGCTGGAGATATCAAGGGATCGATCATCTGCTACGATGCCGCCTTAGCCCTCAATCCCAGCGACCACAACGCGCTATCCAACAAAGGGAATGCGCTAACGGCCTTGGGCCAGCACGAGGCGGCGATCACCTGCTACGATGGCGCCTTAGCTCTTAATCCCAATAGACACGATACTTTATCTAACAAAGCAATTGCTCTGCATGCGCTGGGCCGATATGAGGCTATGATCGTTTGCCTTGATGCCGCCTTAGCCCTAAAAGCTGACGATCACGAAGCGCTCTCCAAGAAAGGGAATGCGCTGTATGCCCTGGGTCAGTATGAAAAAGCGATCAACTGCTGCAATGCTGCCCTAAACCTCAAACCCGACGCTTACGAAACGCTTTACAATAAGGGAGTTGCTCTGTGTGATTTGGGACGATTAGAAGGGTCGTTAGCGAGGCTATCTGAAGGAATCGCCTGCTACGATGCCGCGTTAACTATAAATCCCGACTTGTATCAAGCGCTTAACAACAAAGGAAATTCGCTGCTTTACTTTTTCCAGTACGAGACAGCGATCACGTGTTGCGATGCTGCATTAGCCATCAAACCCGACTATCACGAAGCCTGGATAAACCGAGGAAGTGCAGCCGGGGCGTCTGAGCGGTGCCACACCTCTGTGCGTCTGACTCTGCCAGCGACGCTGCAAGACCCTGCCCTCGACCAGCGGGGCTATCCAGGGCAGATTGCCGCCTACCAAATGGGGTTACGGCAGGTTAATCCCCTCCTAGACCCTCTGGGCTGGGGGGAGTTGCACCGAGTCATGGGGCGGGCCCACTTTTTTCACGGGCGCTTTACCGAGCAGGCCAACCACTTTTTTCGGCAGGCCATTGGCGAGTACAGCCAGGCGCTCGCCACACTCACGGCGGCGGCGTTTCCCCGGGAACATTTGCAGGTGCTGCAAGACGCCATTCGCGCCCACCTGGGTTTGGGCGATGCCGCCCAGGCGGCGCGGCTGCGGGAGCAGGGGCTAGCGGTCTTTCGCACCCTGCTCAACAGCCAAACCTCCCCCCGCCAGCGAGAGCAGCTAGAGCTACAGTTCTCCGGCTTTAGCCAACTGGCCGTAGACCTGCTGGTGCAGCAGGGCTCCACCGCCGCCGCCCTGGAGGCCGCCGATCGCTACAAAAACCGCACCCTCACCTGGCTGCTGGCTACCTGGCAAGACACCGTCCCCAGCCCCAGCGCAGCCGAGATTGCCGCCCTGGCCCACGGCTCCACTGCCTTGGTGCAGTGGCACCTCAGCCCCGATGCCCTCACCCGCTTTGTGGTGCTGCCCGGCCACCCAGAGCCATCCATCACCGCCTCAGTACAGACCTCCCAAAAATTAGAAACCTGGCTCAAAGCCTGGGATGCCGACTACACCGACTACCGCGCCAAGGGCAAAACCGTAGACGCCTGGCAGCGGCAGCAGCACCCCTGGCGACAAAACGTGCCGGGGCGGCTGGCCACCCTGCGGGAGATTCTAGACATCCCCGCCCTGGAGCAAACCCTGACCCAGGCGGGCATTACCCACCTGCGGCTGGTGCCCCACCGCCACCTGCATCGGCTGCCCCTGCCCAGCCTGTTCACCCCGCCCTTTACCATCACCCACCTGCCCAGTGCCCAGGTGGGGCTGGCCCTGGGGCAGCGGGCTCCCTTCTGGCCCGTCACTCCCCAAACGCCCCTGCTCAGCATCGAAGAACCCGCCAACGCCGAGCTGGCCCCCCTGGTGTTTGCCGAAATCGAGTCGGCGCTGATTGCCCAGGGCTTTGCCCAGGCCACCCGCATCGCCGCCGACGAGGCCACCCAGGCCAGGGTGACAGCAGCGCTGGAGGCGGGGGCTCCCCTGACCCACCTCACTGGGCACGGCTTCTTTGACGATCGCCAACCCCGCCAGTCGGCCCTGGCCCTGGCGGGCACCGACCAGCTCACCGTCGAGACCATCCGGAGCCTGAAACTTGGGGGCTGCGGCCTGGTCAGCCTGGCCGCCTGCGAAACAGCGGTGACGGGCACCGAGACCATCCAGGCCGAGTACGTGGGGCTGGCCAGCGCCTTTCTCAAAGCCGGAGCCAGCGCCGTGCTCAGCACCCTGTGGACGGTGGAGTCGGTGTCCAACGCCTGGTTGATGGTGTATTTCTACGAGCAGCTCTTGGCTGGGGCTTCCCCGGCGGTGGCGCTGCATCGAGCACAGACCTGGCTGCGCGGGGTCACCTATGCAGATCTAGCCACCTGGCTACAGACCCACCTCACTGCGGATCTTAAAGCCGCCGATGGCAGTGTTTACGATGCCCTGGCTATTGAAATTCAAGAACTCCAGACCAATGCCGATAGAGTAGGATTAAAACAAGATCCTTACAGCGACCCTTACTTTTGGGCAGCCTTTATTCTCAGCGGGTTCTGCGATGAAAGCCACTGA
- a CDS encoding DUF5615 family PIN-like protein produces the protein MRFLLDQDVYAKTERFLRDEGHDLVRVAELGMSQAKDEAILSTAQAQERILITRDRDYGNLVFVRSLGTGVIYLRMVPSTLEAVHGELKRVIAQYSTVALSKAFVVVTKDGHRFRTLAA, from the coding sequence ATGAGATTTTTGCTAGATCAGGATGTCTACGCCAAGACAGAGCGATTTTTGCGAGACGAGGGACACGACCTAGTTCGTGTGGCAGAACTGGGTATGTCCCAGGCCAAAGATGAGGCAATACTCAGCACAGCTCAGGCGCAGGAAAGAATTTTGATCACTCGTGATCGAGACTATGGCAATTTGGTTTTTGTACGATCGCTCGGTACAGGGGTAATTTATCTGCGAATGGTGCCCTCTACCCTGGAGGCTGTGCATGGTGAGCTGAAGCGGGTCATTGCTCAATACTCGACGGTGGCATTGTCGAAGGCGTTTGTCGTGGTGACAAAGGATGGACACCGCTTTAGGACGCTAGCTGCTTAA